A single window of Cottoperca gobio chromosome 9, fCotGob3.1, whole genome shotgun sequence DNA harbors:
- the LOC115013264 gene encoding LOW QUALITY PROTEIN: retinal dehydrogenase 1-like (The sequence of the model RefSeq protein was modified relative to this genomic sequence to represent the inferred CDS: deleted 1 base in 1 codon): MPVTGAGIHQTGGTSSASPTEGKHANMNSQPDNGHQQQSDNGGNQLGQNQNQKPQHVDGPETQALPMPVPDPHIQYTKLFINNEWHESSSGRKIPVYDPATEKLLCEVEEADPEDVDKAVRSARAAFQMGSPWRSMDASDRGQLINRLADLVERDRLLLATLEALDSGKVFLMAYFVDLMATIKTLRYYGGWADKIHGKTIPVDGDYFTYTRHEPIGVCGQIIPWNFPVMMFAWKIAPALCCGNTVVIKPAEQTPLSALHMAALIKEAGFPPGVVNVVPGYGQTAGSAISHHMDIDKVAFTGSTAVGKLIQKAAGESNLKRVTLELGGKNPNIVFADCDLEYAVEQAHSGLFFNQGQCCLAGSRVFVEEPIYDEFVLRSVEKARGKVLGSPLLPGVDQGPQIDQKQFDKIMELIESGKREGATLECGGSAWGQQGLFIQPTVFSNVTDDMRIAKEEIFGPVQQIMCFRSTREVIQRANATHYGLAAGVFTHDIDKALTVSSALQAGMVWVNCYNAMSAQCPFGGFKMSGNGRELGEYALQEYTEVKAVTIKISQKNS; encoded by the exons ATGCCTGTGACCGGAGCGGGAATCCACCAGACTGGAGGCACCTCATCAGCATCTCCCACAG AGGGAAAGCACGCCAACATGAACTCGCAGCCCGACAACGGCCACCAGCAGCAGTCTGATAAC GGGGGTAACCAGCTGGGTCAAAACCAGAACCAAAAACCACAGCATGTAGACGGACCGGAGACGCAGGCCCTGCCAATGCCAGTCCCAGACCCCCACATTCAGTACACTAAG TTGTTCATCAATAATGAGTGGCATGAATCCAGCAGCGGAAGAAAGATTCCTGTGTATGATCCCGCCACAGAGAAGCTGCTGTGTGAAGTGGAGGAGGCTGATCCT gAAGACGTGGACAAGGCGGTGAGGAGTGCCAGGGCCGCCTTCCAGATGGGGTCACCATGGCGATCCATGGACGCGTCCGACCGAGGTCAACTAATTAACAGACTTGCTGACTTAGTGGAGAGAGACCGGCTGCTCCTGGCA aCACTGGAGGCTCTGGACTCTGGCAAAGTGTTTCTCATGGCATATTTTGTCGATCTGATGGCCACAATTAAAACCTTGAGATATTATGGCGGCTGGGCGGACAAGATTCACGGCAAAACCATCCCCGTAG atggAGATTATTTCACTTACACACGACATGAGCCCATTGGAGTATGTGGCCAGATCATTCCT TGGAACTTCCCGGTGATGATGTTTGCGTGGAAGATTGCTCCTGCTCTGTGCTGTGGGAACACTGTAGTCATAAAACCTGCCGAACAAACCCCATTATCGGCCCTGCACATGGCTGCGCTTATCAAAGAG GCTGGGTTTCCTCCGGGAGTGGTGAACGTGGTGCCAGGTTATGGACAGACAGCAGGCTCCGCCATTTCCCACCACATGGACATCGACAAAGTAGCCTTCACTGGATCTACTGCT GTTGGGAAACTCATCCAGAAAGCTGCAGGTGAAAGCAACCTGAAAAGAGTTACACTAGAACTCGGTGGAAAAAACCCAAACATTGTGTTTGCTGACTGTGACT TAGAGTATGCAGTGGAGCAGGCCCACAGTGGCCTCTTCTTTAACCAGGGCCAGTGCTGTCTGGCTGGATCCAGAGTGTTTGTAGAGGAGCCAATCTACGACGAGTTTGTCCTCCGCAGTGTGGAGAAGGCCAGAGGGAAAGTCCTGGGGAGTCCATTGCTGCCCGGGGTTGATCAAGGGCCACAG ATTGACCAGAAGCAGTTTGATAAGATAATGGAGCTGATCGAGAgcggaaagagggagggagctACGCTGGAGTGTGGGGGGTCCGCATGGGGTCAGCAGGGACTTTTCATCCAACCCACCGTCTTCTCAAATGTCACAGACGACATGCGCATCGCCAAAGAAGAG ATTTTTGGGCCAGTGCAGCAGATCATGTGTTTCCGTAGCACCCGTGAAGTCATCCAGAGAGCCAACGCCACACACTACGGCCTGGCAGCAGGAGTGTTTACTCACGACATCGACAAAGCCCTCACggtctcctctgctctgcaggCTGGCATGGTCTG ggTAAACTGCTACAATGCCATGAGTGCTCAGTGTCCCTTCGGTGGCTTCAAGATGTCTGGGAATGGGAGGGAACT GGGGGAATACGCTCTTCAGGAGTACACAGAGGTCAAGGCAGTCACCATCAAAATCTCCCAGAAGAACTCATAA
- the cyp1d1 gene encoding cytochrome P450 1D1 produces the protein MRLTFVTLAIKENACASLSGVTVVLCLLTFLLMAIKGRKSHNHSRLDLTKYPPPPGPTPWPLVGNLLQMGDQIHLSLTRLRLQYGDVFKMRLGSLTVVVLSGYSTIRQALVRQGEAFAGRPDLFTFSAVANGTSMTFSEKYGPAWILHKKLCKHALRAFSQAEPRGSGASCLLEEHVCAEAAEMVDVIQQQAAAKREMGHDKTGIDPVMPLVTSVANVVCALCFGKRYDYNDKEFLTIVHINNEVLRIFAAGNLADFFPVFRYFPSPSLRKMVQHIHRMNGFMERRIEEHINTFDKNCIRDITDALIALCEDREEFKDSSVLSNSQIIHTVIDIFGAGFDTIIAGLQWSLLYLIKYPNIQDRIHQEIDDHIGTSRLPRFSDKPKMPFTEAFLYEVFRHASYVPFTIPHCTTRNITLNGYFIPKDTCVFINQYQVNHDVDLWGDPDAFRPERFLGSSGLLNKELTEKVLIFGMGKRRCLGDGFARLEMFVFITTLLHGLRIENVPEQELDLSSDFGLTMKPRPYRINISSRF, from the exons ATGAGACTGACGTTTGTGACGCTGGCCATCAAGGAGAACGcctgtgcctctctgtctgGTGTCACTGTTGTTCTGTGTCTTCTCACCTTCCTCCTGATGGCCATCAAGGGCCGAAAGAGCCACAACCACTCCCGATTGGACCTCACAAAATATCCCCCTCCTCCTGGCCCCACACCGTGGCCCCTTGTTGGGAATCTGCTCCAGATGGGGGACCAGATTCATCTTTCTCTAACCCGCTTGAGGCTCCAGTATGGAGATGTTTTCAAG ATGCGTCTGGGCTCTCTGACTGTTGTCGTCCTGAGTGGATACAGCACCATCAGACAGGCGCTGGTTCGGCAGGGAGAAGCTTTTGCCGGACGACCCGACCTATTCACCTTTTCTGCCGTAGCCAACGGGACCAGTATGACCTTCAGTGAAAAGTATGGACCGGCGTGGATACTCCATAAGAAGCTGTGTAAGCATGCCCTCAGGGCTTTCTCCCAGGCTGAGCCCAGAGGATCTGGTGCCTCCTGCCTGCTGGAGGAGCATGTCTGTGCCGAGGCAGCTGAGATGGTGGATGTGATTCAGCAACAGGCTGCTGCTAAACGGGAAATGGGCCATGATAAGACGGGTATTGATCCGGTGATGCCCCTGGTAACCTCAGTGGCGAATGTTGTCTGTGCCCTCTGTTTTGGGAAAAGGTACGACTACAACGACAAGGAGTTCCTCACTATAGTTCACATCAACAACGAGGTCCTGAGGATCTTTGCGGCAGGAAACCTGGCTGATTTCTTCCCTGTGTTCCGCTACTTTCCGAGTCCATCTCTGAGGAAGATGGTTCAGCACATCCACAGGATGAACGGATTCATGGAGCGGCGCATCGAGGAACACATCAACACCTTTGATAAG aACTGTATCCGGGACATTACAGACGCGCTGATTGCACTCTGTGAAGACAGAGAAGAATTTAAGGATTCGTCTGTGCTCTCCAACTCTCAGATCATTCACACTGTCATAGACATCTTCGGAGCAG gatttgaCACCATCATTGCTGGTTTACAGTGGAGCCTGTTGTACCTGATCAAGTATCCCAACATCCAGGACAGAATACACCAGGAAATAG ACGACCACATTGGCACATCCAGACTGCCCAGGTTTTCAGATAAACCCAAGATGCCTTTCACGGAGGCGTTCCTATATGAAGTGTTTCGTCATGCTTCATACGTCCCTTTTACCATTCCTCACTG TACCACGAGAAACATCACTCTGAATGGATATTTCATTCCCAAAGATACATGTGTCTTCATTAACCAGTATCAAGTCAATCATGATGT CGATCTTTGGGGTGATCCGGACGCATTTCGCCCTGAACGCTTCCTGGGTTCCTCGGGACTCCTCAACAAGGAGCTGACGGAGAAGGTTCTCATCTTCGGCATGGGGAAGAGACGCTGTCTCGGGGATGGATTTGCACGTCTGGAGATGTTTGTCTTTATCACCACGCTGCTCCACGGGCTGCGGATTGAAAACGTTCCAGAGCAGGAGCTGGATCTCAGCTCCGATTTTGGCCTGACTATGAAACCGCGTCCGTACAGGATTAACATCTCCTCGAGGTTTTAG
- the LOC115013464 gene encoding transmembrane channel-like protein 2-B, producing MPPKRKNEIAISVEDVGMEVDVVSDSGSEDEARRRAKNRRVKPQRKAKRVSSDEEDEEDEAPRKRGRKKKAKPRDSDEDDEEDKRTKEESDEESEEDRGKTKKRGADEESLSEGEMAALKEQVEEKKKLIATLRNKPWRMKRRLVLLKEAQEFVETFEGALGKGKGRKLYAYKVMMAKKVIKFKRDFENFKTACIPWERKIKEVESHFGSSVASYFIFLRWMYGLNMVLFGLMFGLVVLPEILMGLPYGSIPRKTVPREEQDTAMDFSVLNDFGGYCKYSFLFYGYFNNERRIGLLQFRLPLSYLLVGVGIFGYSLMVVIRTMARNSNEGGDGAEEGEFTFSWKMFTSWDYLIGNPETADNKYASITTSFKESIVDEQENQKDENIHLRRFLRVLANFLITCSLGGSGYLIYFVVKRSQDFAKMEKENLSWLEKNEVEVVMSLLGLVCPPLFETIAELENYHPRIALKWQLGRIFALFLGNLYTFLFALFDEVNEKLETEKSIRNATIWALEQYYANYSSHFNTTDVPPPNVQPADVIRGPCWENAVGIGFVKLIVSDMQVTYLTILVGDFLRAVIVRFLNYCWCWDLEAGFPSYGEFDISGNVLGLIFNQGMIWMGAFYAPGLVGLNVLRLLSSMYYQCWAVMCCNVPHERVFKASRSNNFYMGLLLLVLFLSLLPVVYTIMTLSPSFDCGPFSGQEKMYDVVMETIEQDLPSFIANIFTYATNPGLIMPAVLLMVLALYYLNAVSKGYQQANIDLKRKMKMVSMSVLLHVPSFSNISRVQDQTNDCAVYSWTL from the exons ATGCCTCCAAAGAGGAAAAATGAAATTGCAATTAGTGTTGAAGACG TTGGGATGGAGGTTGATGTTGTGTCAGACAGCGGAAGTGAAG ATGAGGCCAGAAGGAGAGCTAAGAACAGAAGAGTCAAACCCCAACGTAAAGCCAAACGGGTCAGCAGcgatgaggaggatgaagaggatgaggcaCCAAGGAAAAGAGGACGAAAGAAGAAGGCAAAGCCCCGGGACAGCGATGAAGACGATGAGGAAGACAAGCGGA CGAAGGAGGAGAGCGATGAGGAGAGCGAAGAAGACAGAGGGAAGACGAAAAAGCGAGGGG ctgatgaAGAATCGCTCTCAGAGGGAGAGATGGCAGCCCTAAAGGAGCAggtagaggagaagaagaaactgatCGCTACCTTAAGGAACAAACCCTGGCGCATGAAGAGGAGACTCGTGCTGCTCAA AGAGGCGCAGGAGTTTGTTGAAACATTTGAAGGAGCTCTTGGGAAGGGAAAAGGCAGGAAGCTGTATGCATACAAAGTCATGATGGCCAAG AAAGTAATCAAGTTTAAACGTGACTTTGAGAACTTCAAAACAGCCTGCATACCCTGGGAGAGGAAGATAAAGGAAGTAGAAA GTCACTTTGGATCATCCGTGGCGTCCTACTTTATTTTCCTGAGGTGGATGTACGGTCTGAATATGGTCCTGTTTGGGCTCATGTTTGGCCTGGTGGTGCTGCCTGAG aTTCTTATGGGTCTTCCTTACGGCTCCATTCCCAGGAAAACTGTGCCTCGAGAGGAGCAGGACACAGCCATGGACTTCTCTGTGCTCAATGACTTTGGA GGCTACTGCAAATACTCCTTTTTGTTCTACGGGTACTTCAACAACGAGCGAAGGATCGGGCTGCTGCAGTTCAGACTCCCTCTTTCATACCTGCTGGTGGGTGTTGGCATCTTTGGATACAGCCTGATGGTTGTCATAAGAAC GATGGCTCGTAACTCAAATGAAGGAGGCGACGGTGCGGAGGAGGGAGAGTTCACTTTCAGCTGGAAGATGTTCACCAGCTGGGACTACCTGATAGGAAACCCAGAGACTGCAGACAATAAGTACGCCTCCATTACCACCAGCTTCAAG GAATCCATCGTGGATGAACAGGAGAACCAGAAAGATGAGAACATCCATCTCCGACGGTTCCTCAGGGTTCTGGCTAACTTCCTGATCACCTGCAGCCTTGGGGGCAGCGGATACCTCATCTACTTTGTGGTGAAACGTTCTCAGGACTTTGctaaaatggaaaaagaaaatctctcATGGTTGGAAAAGAACGAG GTGGAGGTTGTGATGTCTCTGTTGGGGCTGGTGTGTCCTCCTCTGTTTGAAACCATCGCAGAATTGGAAAATTATCACCCTCGTATTGCCCTCAAGTGGCAACTGGGACGAATCTTTGCTCTCTTCCTGGGAAACCTTTACACCTTCCTCTTCGCCCTGTTTGATGAGGTTAATGAAAAG TTGGAGACAGAGAAGTCCATCAGGAATGCCACTATATGGGCTTTGGAACAGTACTACGCCAACTACAGCTCCCATTTCAACACGACAGATGTGCCTCCTCCAAACGTGCAACCAGCTGACGTCATCAGAGGACCCTGCTGGGAGAATGCAGTGGGAATA GGATTTGTGAAGCTGATCGTGTCGGACATGCAGGTGACCTATTTAACCATCCTGGTTGGTGACTTTCTTCGTGCTGTTATTGTCCGCTTTCTTAACTACTGCTGGTGCTGGGACCTGGAGGCCGGATTT CCTTCATACGGAGAGTTTGACATCAGTGGAAACGTGCTGGGGCTTATCTTCAATCAAGGAATGATATG GATGGGAGCATTTTACGCTCCAGGTCTGGTGGGTCTGAACGTTTTGCGTCTCCTGTCCTCGATGTACTATCAGTGCTGGGCAGTGATGTGCTGTAACGTTCCCCATGAGCGAGTTTTCAAGGCCTCGCGGTCCAACAACTTCTACATGGGCCTGTTGCTACTCGTGCTGTTCCTCAGCCTGCTGCCTGTTGTCTACACCATCATGACCTTGTCCCCGTCATTTGACTGCGGGCCATTCAG TGGCCAGGAGAAGATGTATGACGTGGTCATGGAGACGATAGAACAGGATCTGCCATCTTTCATagcaaacatttttacatatgCCACCAATCCTGGACTCATCATGCCTGCTGTCCTCCTCATGGT GTTGGCCCTCTACTACCTGAATGCAGTGTCAAAAGGATACCAACAAGCAAACATAGACcttaaaagaaagatgaaaatgGTCAGTATGAGCGTTCTCTTGCATGTTCCCTCTTTTTCCAATATTTCCCGTGTTCAGGATCAAACTAATGACTGTGCGGTTTATTCGTGGACACTTTAG